TTCCATTATTCACGGCTTGGTTGACGTGCATCACTCCCCCTGTCTTGTTATGAGTAATTGCAGGATGACAAGCATGGTGCGATGGTTTGTTTAAGAGGTCAAGACACCGTGTTGTGAAAAAAGTTAAGAGACTGATAAAAAGCGTAAAAAATCAATATCTGTGCTTATTGTTAAGCTTGGAAAGAGGTTGCATAAATCAACAAAAATCACCAACTTTATTTCTATTGATTGGCATGTTTTGGTGCCTAAAAAAAAGGCTGTTTATCTGTAAGATTAATCGTAGTAAGGGTTCGCGCAGGGTTGGTGTGAAAATGGGGGGAAGTTATTTTTCACTGAAGCGCCGGAGATTGGTTAAATATTGCCTTCTTGGTGTTGATTCCAGATCTTGGGGAGAGATTCAGCGTGGATAGGAAGCTGGAAACGCACTTGTGTACCTAGGTTAGGCTGACTGGTAATAATTAAAGAGCCACCATGGGCTTCAACAATACGACGGACGATAAATAAACCTAAACCACTGCCTGAAAGATGTTGGGTTGTATTCGTACGATAGAACATTTCACCAAGCTGTTTGAGCTCATGAGGATGCATCCCTTTTCCCTGATCTTGCACTTCAATCATGACATGGTTTTGTGCCTGATTAAAAAGAACAGAGAGGGTGACCTTTTTTGATTTTGGGGAATAGCGTAGTGCATTAAGCAGTACATTACGCAGGGCAACCTCCATCATCTCGCGGTCTACCAGTAACTCCATTTCCTGATCTGGAAGGTGCTCAACAAGTCGGTTCTCATAGAGATCAACATCCATTCGCGCCAAAGTATTATGAATAAGCTGTCCCAACTGAACAGGGGACTGATCTAGGGTGAGAACGCCCTGTTTCATGGGGTTAGATGAGATAAAACGATCAATTAGGCGGCCTAAGCGGGCTGTATTCTCCTGAATACGGAAAAGACGTTCATGACTTTTTGTATCCATGCGGGTGCTGTGATGGATCTGCTCTGCTTTTTGTTGCACCCGCTTTAATGGGGCGTGGAACTCTTTTGAGAGCATGGTGATAAATTGGTTCTGTTCACGCTGTAACGAGCGTTCTTGCAACATGGCTTGTAAGGCCTGATCTTTGGCTTGTTTTAGATCTTCAATGGTATTCGCCAAATCTTGCGTACGTTGCCTAATAACATTCTCCATTTGGGCTTCAGAGCGCTTGGCTAAGAGTAATGTTTGATGTTGGGCTGTGAGTTTTTCATCATTTATCTGCTTTAATTGCAAGGCCATGATCAAAAAGATCAAACTCAGGTGTATGATCCAGCCCAGAGCAAAACTTAGCGCAATATCATGTGAAAAAACAATACCACCCCATATCAAGGTGTGGTGAATGCTCATCCCCACATAGAGCGGTAGACTAGAAAGCAAAATTAAACGATCAAATGGTGCAATGGTTTTAATACGCCATGCTAAAAAGAGAGTTCCAAAGAATAGAACAATGCTTAAGATCTGTAGCAGATCAACCCATAGGGTATGGGTTGTCTGTAAAACCATAAGCCATGCAGGTAGCAGCAGTGCCGAAAGATACACAAGTGATCGATAAGCTAAATGCCATTTTGATGCAATGTGTTTGAGTCCCAACAAATGGTCCCATAGCCACAGTGCTGTCAGGAAGTTTAGCAAACTACCAATCTGGATTATGCTCTCTAAGGCTTGGGGTGGAAGTGATTGATTTAATGGATTATGTAAGTGGTGTGAACCGCTATAGCTTAAAAAAAGTGTGAGCAAGAAGAGGGCATGTAAACGAAATGTCGGGGCACGCATGATGCCCCCAACCAGTAAAATAAGTAAAATAAGTGTAAAGCTAAGCCCTAAAAACAGCCCATAGAACAGTGCATGTTCATTTTCATGACTACGTGTTGAGAGTAGAGGGGTCAGCTCAGCATGAATAGGGGTTGTCCAGCGGCTATGGACCTGTAACTCATAAATTCTTAATGTCGGTGGATTCGTTTTTTTATGGTCTGAAAAATCTAAAGGGGCTTCAAAAATATGGGTAAAGGTTGCACCATCTTTTGGTGTGATACGTTTAATAGACTTAACCGGTTGCCACCCTTTTTTATGATCAAATCTAAAGAGAGAGAGCTGCTTAGGGCGTTTTGCAAAAATGGTTAAAAGCCAACGAGGTTGGATATCACCTTGATGAATAATCTGAATGGGGATTTGTAAAACCCCATTGGTATAGATCGGCTGGTTTAAATAACGGTTAGGCAGGGGCGGTAAGCGATTTTTTAGATCCAGCAGAAACGCTGTATCCTCAGGACCATTGCTTGGTTGGGTATTGATGGTGATGTGGGGCGTGCTGTCCTGAATGGTTATAGGCATGGCCATGGAGGGTGAACTCCAGAGGGCCAACACCCATAAACCGATAAAAATAACGGTCCTTAACTGCTTACATATGAGAAGCAAAGGAGAACGCTCCACCAGGGCCGTATCTACGGTTAGACGTCAGTAAAGTGATGACCTGTGTTAGTCAACCTGTATGGGGGCTGTAAAGGCATATCCCACACCGTAAACGGTATCCAATGGAAAAGACAAATTGACTGTCGGTTCAATTTTGGCTTTCAATCGCCGGACAAACACATCCATGCTACGCCGGTTAGTCACCGTATCTTTTTTACCTAATGCCTCTAGGCAAATGGGGCGCTCCACGGTTTGGCCAGGGGTTTTGCACAGAGTAAGCAGAAATCTGTGTTCACGACCATTGAGCTTAACGGAAAGCCCAGTAGGGGCAGAGAGGGTCCAAGTGATGGTATCATATTGCCAAGTATTACCATCGACTTCACCAGATGCTTCCCCCTCATCGGATTCACTACTGGCCCATTTGGGCAAACGCCGCATAATACTACGCAGGTTAGCTTCTACAACAGAGAGTTCGGAGTCCTTAAGGAGATAGGCATCCGCACCTGATTGAAGAGAATCCACCATCTGTTGAGAGTCATTCATACAGGTTAACATGAGTATACCCATGTCACCCTCTTCCCGTAGACGCCGCGTCAGGGCGATGCCGTTATCATCTGGTAGCAGAATATCCATAACAACCAGATCAGGCTTCTTATGCTCAAGGGCACGATACATCTCCTGACCGCTCTTAGCACCTTCTACAGAAAAGCCTCGAGCATCCAGAAAATCCATAAGGTCTTCCAGAAGATCTGCATTGTCTTCTACAATTAATACGCTGGGTTTTAAAGCTTCCATTGGCGTCATCAATCTATACATTCGTTGCGAGATTGCACTGCTGCCACATCGCAGAGGTTTTTGTACTGATAATCTATCCTACTTCATCTAAATGCAAAGTCGAATGTCTCTCCGTAAAATGAAGCAATTGGTAAGATTATATCAAAAAACAGGGGCGACCATTCCAATTGAATATATTATTCTGCAAAACCCTGAAAACATCTTTTAAAGTCATATGTTTTTACATGTTAGGGGCGCGTCTATATAAAAAAGAAGGGCTGATGTTTTTAGAGTAAAAGATATATTACTGGATAAAAAGGTCATTTTTGTACGAATAACAGGGAAGATGGCGATCTTTTTGCAAGACTCGTCATAGGCATTTACCGACTCTTATTTTTTTTATGACGACGACAGAAGATGGATTTTATGTCTCATTCCAGCTCAGAAGATCCTCAAGGGGCAGAACTTGACCCTCATGTAGCCCTTAGTCAAGCACTAAGGCATCTGCAACAGGGGCAGGCTGCACAGAGTTTACGACTCCTTCAAGGTATTTGTCAGCGGTGGCCTGAATATACCGATGGCTGGAAATATCTCGCCATTACATTGGATGCTGTTGGGCAGAGTGAATTTGCTTTAACCATTTATAAAAAAGTCTTGGCTCAAACGCCATGGGACCATGGCTTGATGTTCAGCTTAAGTGGCATGCTGGGTACCATGGCCAGATATGATGAAGCTATCGATCATATTAAACAAGCCATTACATTGCACCCAACCCCTGAATATCGTCAGCATCTGGTTGCCATGTATTTTAATGCTCTGTATCTGGATAAAGCCTCTTTGGAGGTTGAGACTCTGCTTAACTCATCTGGTGATCAAGCGACTTGCCTCTACTACAAAGCACGTATTCTTCAAGAAAAAGAACAGATTGAAGAGGCTATAGAAAGCTTTGAACAACTGCTACAGGTTGCTCCTAGGCATGTGATGGGGATTATCCACAAAGGCATTGCCTTTAAGGATCTTGGGGATCTGGAAAATGCAGCTGAGTGCTATGAGTTGGCGTTAATGTTGGAGCCAGAAAATAAAGAGGGCTGGGTCAATCTGGCGGTTACCTTGGAACGTTTAAACCGTTTGGAGGAGGCCCAAAAAGCGCTGGATAAAGCCTTACAGCTTGCCCCTGGCTTGCCCATACTGCACATGGTCAATATCCGTTTGGCCCGACGAGATAAACGCTATGATGATGCCTTGGTGGACGTTGAACGACTAAAAGCGCTACCGCTCGATCAAGTGACCTTGAAGGAGTTGGCATTTGACGAAGGGTTGATTTTTGATGCGCTTCAGGAGCCTTCAGCAGCTTTAGAAGCGTTCACACAAGGGCATAAATTAACAAAAGATCTGCTTACACCTGCCCAAATGAGAGAGGCTAATCGTTTTCCCGCC
The sequence above is drawn from the Magnetococcus sp. PR-3 genome and encodes:
- a CDS encoding sensor histidine kinase codes for the protein MAMPITIQDSTPHITINTQPSNGPEDTAFLLDLKNRLPPLPNRYLNQPIYTNGVLQIPIQIIHQGDIQPRWLLTIFAKRPKQLSLFRFDHKKGWQPVKSIKRITPKDGATFTHIFEAPLDFSDHKKTNPPTLRIYELQVHSRWTTPIHAELTPLLSTRSHENEHALFYGLFLGLSFTLILLILLVGGIMRAPTFRLHALFLLTLFLSYSGSHHLHNPLNQSLPPQALESIIQIGSLLNFLTALWLWDHLLGLKHIASKWHLAYRSLVYLSALLLPAWLMVLQTTHTLWVDLLQILSIVLFFGTLFLAWRIKTIAPFDRLILLSSLPLYVGMSIHHTLIWGGIVFSHDIALSFALGWIIHLSLIFLIMALQLKQINDEKLTAQHQTLLLAKRSEAQMENVIRQRTQDLANTIEDLKQAKDQALQAMLQERSLQREQNQFITMLSKEFHAPLKRVQQKAEQIHHSTRMDTKSHERLFRIQENTARLGRLIDRFISSNPMKQGVLTLDQSPVQLGQLIHNTLARMDVDLYENRLVEHLPDQEMELLVDREMMEVALRNVLLNALRYSPKSKKVTLSVLFNQAQNHVMIEVQDQGKGMHPHELKQLGEMFYRTNTTQHLSGSGLGLFIVRRIVEAHGGSLIITSQPNLGTQVRFQLPIHAESLPKIWNQHQEGNI
- a CDS encoding response regulator transcription factor — protein: MEALKPSVLIVEDNADLLEDLMDFLDARGFSVEGAKSGQEMYRALEHKKPDLVVMDILLPDDNGIALTRRLREEGDMGILMLTCMNDSQQMVDSLQSGADAYLLKDSELSVVEANLRSIMRRLPKWASSESDEGEASGEVDGNTWQYDTITWTLSAPTGLSVKLNGREHRFLLTLCKTPGQTVERPICLEALGKKDTVTNRRSMDVFVRRLKAKIEPTVNLSFPLDTVYGVGYAFTAPIQVD
- a CDS encoding tetratricopeptide repeat-containing sulfotransferase family protein, with product MSHSSSEDPQGAELDPHVALSQALRHLQQGQAAQSLRLLQGICQRWPEYTDGWKYLAITLDAVGQSEFALTIYKKVLAQTPWDHGLMFSLSGMLGTMARYDEAIDHIKQAITLHPTPEYRQHLVAMYFNALYLDKASLEVETLLNSSGDQATCLYYKARILQEKEQIEEAIESFEQLLQVAPRHVMGIIHKGIAFKDLGDLENAAECYELALMLEPENKEGWVNLAVTLERLNRLEEAQKALDKALQLAPGLPILHMVNIRLARRDKRYDDALVDVERLKALPLDQVTLKELAFDEGLIFDALQEPSAALEAFTQGHKLTKDLLTPAQMREANRFPALLESMSNEMEGMVRADDGPTTEASPIFLIGFPRSGTTLLETMLDAHPKIESMMEMPTLSTVLKHLKKHHTIQWKELDQLSEAVRIEARDCYWQTVAKYLDRTDGCQVLDKMPLNIIYLPLIMQLFPNAKLILALRHPYDVCLSAFMQDFRYNASMAQFHHLSTTAAFYDQVMDLWVRAEKIFDLNAHVIRYEDVVTDREAQLKALFSYLQLPWHAEVLDHHNHALQRGHITTPSNHQVTQPIYQHARYRWLRYKGHLNMFKQPLQRWVNYWGYDPLT